A region from the bacterium genome encodes:
- the rpsR gene encoding 30S ribosomal protein S18 — MRENRNKRREQKTVMGKQKNCPFCEEKALYVDYRDTKRLQKFTSEQGRILTRRTSGVCALHQRQLINAVKYARHLALLPFVSDMTK; from the coding sequence ATGAGAGAAAATCGTAATAAACGCAGAGAACAAAAAACCGTCATGGGCAAACAAAAAAACTGCCCGTTCTGCGAAGAAAAAGCATTGTATGTGGATTATCGCGATACGAAACGTCTGCAGAAATTTACGTCCGAACAAGGCCGTATCCTCACCCGCCGTACGTCCGGCGTTTGCGCGTTGCATCAACGTCAATTGATCAATGCCGTCAAATACGCGCGTCACCTGGCGTTGTTGCCGTTCGTAAGCGATATGACCAAGTAA
- the rpsF gene encoding 30S ribosomal protein S6: protein MSKKTRKGTPGQSRFYETMIVIDPQIGDDGTKAIVEKVKDILVQHQCKNVKVDEWGKRKLAYPIHKKTYGYYALFEFEDMGTTAKALEDYYHITEGLLRYLTTLVDSRLRAERLREKAPLEKPAEEALAI from the coding sequence ATGTCGAAAAAAACCCGCAAGGGCACACCGGGTCAATCACGATTCTACGAGACGATGATCGTGATCGATCCGCAGATCGGCGACGACGGCACCAAAGCCATCGTCGAGAAAGTCAAAGATATCCTCGTCCAACATCAATGCAAAAACGTAAAAGTTGACGAGTGGGGCAAACGCAAATTGGCGTACCCGATCCACAAAAAAACTTACGGCTATTACGCCCTATTTGAATTTGAAGATATGGGTACGACGGCCAAAGCGCTGGAAGATTATTACCATATCACGGAAGGTTTGCTGCGTTACCTGACGACGCTCGTCGACAGCCGTTTGCGTGCGGAACGCCTTCGTGAAAAAGCGCCTTTGGAAAAGCCGGCTGAAGAAGCCTTGGCGATTTAA
- a CDS encoding sodium-translocating pyrophosphatase, translating into MVLLNVTGVLAQDHQPGGEANLKLPDLSQANFLGVDGHSLLLGGLVVCVLGLVFGLMIYMNLKQLPVHKAMREISELIYETCKTYLVTQGKFILILEAFIAVIIILYFGVLLHFEAVRVFIILLFSLIGIGGSYGVAWFGIRVNTFANSRTAFASLEGKPYPIYAIPLRAGMSIGMLLISVELLIMLCILLFIPGDYAGPCFIGFAIGESLGAAALRIAGGIFTKIADIGADLMKIVFKIKEDDARNPGVIADCTGDNAGDSVGPSADGFETYGVTGVALITFILLAVSDPIIQVQLLVWIFVMRIMMVVASALSYFVNESIAKSRFGQAMEMNFEAPLTSLVWVTSIVSIILTYFVSYLMIPNLGGDTTLWWKLSSIISCGTLAGAVIPELVKIFTSTESSHVKDVVVSSKEGGASLNILSGFVAGNFSAYWLGISIVILMSLSFYFSTTGLGALMAVPAVFAFGLVAFGFLGMGPVTIAVDSYGPVTDNAQSVYELSLIEQIPNVKDEVKKDFNITANFDRAKHLLEANDGAGNTFKATAKPVLIGTAVVGATTMIFSIIMALTGGLKDAAAIQNLSLLHAPFVLGLITGGAMIYWFTGASTQAVTTGAHRAVEFIKANIKLEGVEKASVQDSKKVVEICTQYAQKGMFNIFLAVFFGTLAFAFTEPFFFIGYLVSIAIFGLYQAIFMANAGGAWDNAKKIVEVELKQKGTELHSATVVGDTVGDPFKDTSSVAMNPVIKFTTLFGLLAVELAVTLTHDAGSTVSNLMAVAFFAVSVFFVRRSFYGMRIGSDQK; encoded by the coding sequence ATGGTCCTTCTCAACGTCACCGGAGTATTGGCTCAGGATCATCAACCCGGCGGTGAAGCTAATTTGAAATTGCCTGACCTTTCTCAAGCCAATTTTCTTGGCGTTGACGGCCACTCGTTGCTTTTAGGCGGGTTAGTCGTTTGTGTGTTGGGATTGGTTTTTGGATTGATGATTTACATGAATCTTAAACAATTGCCCGTACACAAAGCCATGCGTGAAATTTCCGAACTCATTTATGAAACCTGTAAAACGTACCTCGTCACGCAGGGTAAATTCATTTTAATCCTCGAAGCTTTTATCGCCGTTATTATCATTTTGTATTTCGGCGTACTTTTACATTTCGAAGCCGTTCGTGTGTTCATCATCTTATTGTTCAGTTTAATCGGAATCGGCGGTAGTTACGGCGTAGCATGGTTTGGAATCCGCGTCAATACGTTTGCCAATTCGCGGACCGCTTTTGCAAGTTTGGAGGGTAAACCTTATCCGATTTATGCCATTCCTCTTCGCGCCGGCATGAGTATTGGTATGTTACTGATCAGCGTTGAATTGCTGATCATGTTATGTATTTTGCTTTTCATTCCGGGAGATTATGCCGGACCTTGCTTTATTGGTTTTGCCATCGGCGAATCACTGGGCGCGGCCGCATTGCGGATTGCCGGCGGTATCTTCACAAAAATTGCCGACATCGGCGCCGATTTGATGAAAATCGTTTTTAAAATCAAAGAAGACGACGCACGTAATCCCGGCGTCATTGCCGATTGTACCGGCGACAACGCGGGCGACTCGGTCGGACCCAGCGCCGACGGTTTTGAAACGTATGGCGTCACTGGCGTAGCGTTAATTACTTTTATTTTGCTAGCGGTGAGCGATCCCATCATTCAGGTGCAATTGCTGGTATGGATTTTCGTCATGCGCATCATGATGGTCGTGGCCAGTGCTTTATCATACTTCGTCAACGAAAGCATCGCGAAAAGCCGTTTCGGACAAGCGATGGAAATGAATTTTGAAGCGCCTTTAACCTCGTTGGTTTGGGTAACATCCATTGTATCCATCATTCTGACCTATTTCGTCTCTTACCTGATGATTCCCAATCTCGGCGGCGATACGACGCTGTGGTGGAAATTATCCTCGATTATTTCTTGCGGAACTCTTGCCGGCGCTGTCATTCCGGAACTGGTTAAAATTTTCACTTCCACCGAATCGTCTCACGTCAAAGACGTGGTTGTGTCGTCCAAGGAAGGCGGCGCATCGCTAAACATTCTTTCCGGTTTCGTTGCGGGCAATTTTTCAGCATACTGGCTCGGCATCAGCATCGTCATTTTAATGTCATTGTCATTCTATTTTAGCACGACCGGCTTGGGCGCTCTGATGGCGGTGCCGGCCGTATTTGCTTTCGGATTGGTTGCATTTGGATTTTTGGGAATGGGACCCGTGACTATCGCCGTCGACTCCTACGGCCCTGTAACGGACAATGCTCAATCGGTGTACGAGTTATCGCTCATCGAACAAATTCCCAACGTCAAAGACGAAGTTAAAAAAGATTTTAATATAACGGCTAATTTTGACCGCGCTAAACATTTACTGGAAGCCAATGACGGCGCCGGCAATACGTTTAAAGCAACAGCCAAACCTGTATTGATCGGAACGGCAGTCGTGGGCGCCACCACCATGATTTTTTCAATTATTATGGCGCTTACCGGCGGTTTAAAAGATGCCGCCGCCATTCAGAATTTGTCATTATTGCACGCACCGTTTGTATTGGGTCTTATCACCGGCGGCGCCATGATTTATTGGTTTACCGGCGCTTCTACCCAAGCCGTGACGACCGGAGCACACCGTGCGGTTGAATTTATCAAAGCCAATATCAAACTGGAAGGCGTTGAAAAAGCATCCGTGCAAGACAGCAAAAAAGTTGTCGAAATTTGTACGCAATATGCGCAAAAAGGTATGTTCAATATTTTTCTTGCTGTATTTTTCGGAACATTAGCCTTTGCATTTACTGAACCGTTCTTCTTCATCGGTTACCTGGTTTCCATCGCTATTTTCGGATTATATCAGGCCATTTTCATGGCGAATGCGGGAGGAGCATGGGACAATGCAAAGAAAATTGTCGAAGTTGAGCTCAAACAAAAAGGAACGGAATTACACTCAGCAACGGTCGTGGGTGACACGGTCGGCGATCCTTTTAAAGACACGTCTTCCGTCGCCATGAATCCGGTTATTAAATTTACAACTTTGTTCGGATTGTTAGCCGTAGAATTAGCCGTAACACTGACGCATGATGCCGGCTCAACGGTCAGCAATTTGATGGCGGTTGCATTTTTCGCGGTATCGGTTTTCTTCGTTAGACGATCGTTCTACGGAATGAGAATCGGTTCCGATCAAAAATAA
- the pth gene encoding aminoacyl-tRNA hydrolase, translating to MKLIAGLGNPGNRYSQTRHNAGFLVIDALAESWNCSLRAGKGDFEYADVTAGDDRIILLKPTTYMNNSGLAVREIVKFYKIPLRDSLIICDDAALPLGKIRLRPTGSDGGQNGLKSVIYHLNSDQFPRLRIGISNSLMTQMDLADFVLSRFSKEEEPLLSKVIKTSSQAAMEFIKNGIVQAMNGFNALVIE from the coding sequence ATGAAACTGATCGCCGGTTTGGGAAATCCCGGAAATCGCTATTCTCAGACCCGCCACAATGCGGGATTCCTGGTGATCGATGCATTAGCCGAAAGCTGGAACTGTTCGTTACGTGCCGGTAAAGGCGACTTTGAGTATGCCGACGTGACGGCAGGTGATGACCGGATCATACTTCTGAAGCCGACAACGTATATGAATAACAGCGGATTGGCCGTCAGAGAAATTGTGAAGTTTTATAAGATCCCGTTACGGGATTCCTTAATTATCTGCGATGATGCGGCATTACCGCTCGGCAAAATCCGTCTCCGACCTACCGGTTCGGACGGCGGCCAGAATGGACTTAAATCAGTCATTTATCATTTGAACAGCGATCAGTTTCCGAGGTTGCGGATTGGCATAAGCAATTCACTGATGACGCAAATGGATTTGGCCGATTTTGTTCTATCCCGGTTTTCTAAAGAAGAAGAACCGTTACTCTCGAAAGTAATTAAAACTTCTTCGCAGGCGGCCATGGAATTTATTAAAAACGGGATTGTGCAGGCCATGAACGGCTTCAACGCTTTGGTTATTGAATAA
- a CDS encoding enoyl-CoA hydratase/isomerase family protein, which produces MAYQFLQLEIADKIAVISLNNPPSNSLKMGLLQELDRMLDEMYANPDVKVMILTGAGKTFASGADIEEISKLTNASQAKDMSAFGQKVFLKLENGPKPVIAAINGFCLGGGLELAMSCHIRIASDRALMGLPEISLGIIPGFGGTQRLPRIVGLSKASQMILTGDQVRSEEALAIGLVNMIAPKDTLVEDAKKLAAKITSKSLVSIGKALKSIAQGSQADIGKAMDIESTCFSELYGTHDMKEGVAAFLEKRKANFQDK; this is translated from the coding sequence ATGGCTTATCAATTTCTTCAATTGGAAATTGCCGATAAAATCGCGGTCATTTCGCTCAATAATCCTCCGAGCAACAGCCTGAAAATGGGACTGCTGCAGGAACTCGACCGGATGCTGGATGAGATGTACGCCAATCCCGACGTCAAAGTAATGATTCTCACTGGCGCGGGTAAAACGTTTGCCAGCGGCGCCGATATTGAAGAAATTTCAAAATTAACCAACGCATCCCAGGCCAAAGACATGTCGGCATTCGGTCAGAAAGTTTTCCTGAAATTGGAAAACGGGCCGAAACCGGTGATTGCCGCGATCAACGGATTCTGTCTCGGCGGCGGGTTGGAACTGGCTATGAGTTGTCATATCCGGATCGCATCGGATCGCGCGCTGATGGGACTACCGGAAATTTCGCTTGGTATTATTCCCGGCTTCGGTGGCACGCAGCGCTTACCGCGTATCGTCGGACTCAGCAAAGCATCGCAAATGATTTTGACGGGCGACCAGGTCCGCTCCGAAGAAGCGCTTGCTATCGGTTTGGTCAATATGATCGCTCCGAAAGATACGTTAGTCGAGGACGCAAAAAAATTGGCCGCAAAAATAACTTCCAAAAGCCTCGTGTCAATCGGCAAAGCATTGAAATCGATTGCGCAGGGCTCGCAAGCCGATATTGGCAAAGCGATGGATATTGAATCGACGTGCTTCAGCGAATTGTACGGCACCCATGATATGAAAGAAGGCGTCGCGGCTTTCTTAGAAAAACGTAAAGCCAATTTTCAGGATAAGTAA
- the trmB gene encoding tRNA (guanosine(46)-N7)-methyltransferase TrmB, with amino-acid sequence MTLTYIVNWRDESIVKSILNDTPLDWSSIFQNDHPIDLEVGIGNGSFLVPFVRDHAGRNMVGIEIESFYARKANKNLVKNNLSNGRILIGDAKLLAWKLFAPGSIDNVYINFPDPWFKKRHKKRRLVNPLTLGMLASKMRSVLTIATDDEEYRDWVIECIEGTRCFEKIYPDYFVHTLEGYYPTKYEKKWRAQGKNIFYMKFQKIAEPHLNIDEYILTQNLRFVLDKMRDKVLKTTL; translated from the coding sequence TTGACACTCACTTATATCGTCAACTGGCGGGATGAATCGATTGTAAAAAGCATCCTGAACGACACGCCGCTCGATTGGTCATCGATTTTTCAAAATGATCACCCGATCGATCTTGAAGTTGGCATCGGCAATGGCAGTTTCCTCGTTCCTTTTGTGCGCGATCACGCCGGCCGCAATATGGTCGGGATCGAAATAGAAAGTTTCTACGCCCGTAAAGCCAACAAAAATCTCGTCAAAAACAATTTATCCAACGGCCGCATCCTGATCGGCGATGCCAAATTACTGGCGTGGAAACTTTTCGCACCGGGATCAATCGATAACGTCTATATTAATTTCCCCGATCCCTGGTTCAAAAAGCGCCACAAAAAACGCCGCTTAGTCAATCCGCTGACGCTGGGCATGCTCGCTTCGAAAATGCGATCCGTCCTGACAATAGCCACGGATGACGAAGAATACCGGGATTGGGTCATCGAATGCATCGAAGGAACGCGATGTTTCGAAAAAATCTATCCGGATTATTTCGTCCATACGCTCGAAGGCTACTATCCCACCAAGTATGAAAAAAAATGGCGTGCGCAAGGTAAGAATATATTCTACATGAAATTTCAAAAAATCGCCGAACCGCATCTCAATATCGATGAGTACATTCTGACGCAGAATCTACGATTTGTTCTTGATAAAATGCGTGATAAAGTATTGAAAACTACTCTGTAA
- the rplI gene encoding 50S ribosomal protein L9: MKVILRDNVDNLGQAGELVDVKPGFARNYLVPKGLALVYNKSNQAIYENEKKMIASRIAREKKGAEELAVKLEAASVTIAVSVGEDDKLFGSVTSQDIANHLAEQGLQIDKRRIILDEPIKALGLYTVDAKLHTEVIAKIKVWVVKQ, translated from the coding sequence ATGAAAGTCATTTTAAGAGATAACGTAGACAACCTCGGCCAGGCCGGCGAGTTGGTCGATGTCAAACCGGGTTTTGCCCGCAATTACCTCGTGCCGAAAGGTTTGGCGCTGGTATACAATAAATCCAACCAGGCGATTTACGAAAACGAAAAGAAAATGATCGCCTCCCGCATTGCGCGCGAGAAAAAAGGCGCCGAAGAACTGGCCGTCAAACTCGAAGCCGCATCGGTCACCATTGCCGTTTCGGTTGGTGAAGACGATAAACTTTTCGGATCCGTTACGTCGCAGGACATCGCCAATCATTTGGCCGAACAAGGCCTGCAGATTGACAAACGCCGGATCATTTTGGATGAACCGATCAAGGCTTTAGGTTTGTACACCGTCGACGCCAAGCTGCACACGGAAGTGATTGCGAAAATCAAAGTCTGGGTCGTCAAACAGTAA
- the ssb gene encoding single-stranded DNA-binding protein produces the protein MPDINRVIIAGNLTRDPSFRQTNQQTPVVNFCVASNRKYKDQNGQWREEVCYVGVVAWHKLAESCGKNLTRGSAVLVDGELQSRLWKSEDGDARTVVEIKAHRVQFLDKHNRTETHTNEDESSIDASSSETWTPSEN, from the coding sequence ATGCCGGACATTAACCGGGTCATCATTGCAGGCAACCTGACGCGCGATCCGTCGTTTCGTCAGACCAACCAGCAGACACCGGTTGTCAATTTTTGTGTTGCATCCAACCGTAAATATAAAGACCAAAACGGCCAATGGCGCGAAGAAGTCTGTTATGTCGGCGTTGTCGCATGGCATAAACTTGCGGAAAGTTGCGGCAAAAATCTGACGCGCGGCAGTGCGGTACTCGTCGACGGCGAATTGCAAAGCCGTTTATGGAAATCCGAAGACGGCGATGCCCGCACCGTGGTTGAAATCAAAGCCCATCGCGTTCAGTTTTTAGACAAACATAACCGCACGGAAACCCACACGAACGAAGACGAATCGTCCATCGACGCATCCTCTTCCGAAACGTGGACCCCATCGGAAAATTAA